One stretch of Pedobacter riviphilus DNA includes these proteins:
- a CDS encoding glycosyl hydrolase, producing the protein MKFRFSKILIFMLLFCFGFSASLFAQRNESAKPWVFWYWVKGAVSKAGITADLEAMKSNGIAGAYLMSIQGPDKVPVYSPPAVQLTPEWWQMVEFAMNEAKRLDLKLGMHVSDGFALAGGPWITPELSMQKVVWSKINISNTVTKINLPQPESKENYYKDIAVYAYPSPIGEGISTRTVSPKITASNGADATGLVQPGNKKNFVSNEPCYIQYEFEKPFTCRTVAIKVSGNNYQAQRLAIEVSDDGKNFRSIGRLEAPRHGWQDTDEDVTHSIVPTTARFFRFIYDKKGSEPGSEDLDAAKWKPSLKLVNLELSSEAQLNQFEGKNGSVWRVSKRSAEAEIAKNLCVPLNKIINLTDKLNPDGTLNWKAPKGNWTILRIGHTSTGHTNATGGGGRGLECDKFNPEAVKLQFKNWYGEALKHGGPEIAKKVLSVFHVDSWECGSQNWSPVFKAEFLKRRGYDLTPYLPIMTGLPVESASVSENFLYDVRKTISELVVDQFYKTLAKLAKDQGVTFTAESIAPTMMSDGLMHYKTVDIPMGEFWLNSPTHDKPNDMLDAISGAHIYGKNIIQAEAFTTVRMDWNESPANMKTLQDRNYALGINKLVYHVFTHNPWTDRKPGMTLDGVGLYFQRDQTWWKAGKAWVDYAERTQSLLQQGKPVVDIAVFTGEELPRRSVLPDRLVETLPGIFGADVVEAEKKRLANVGEPLRQIPAGVTHSANMADPENWVNPLRGYAYDSFNPDVLSTATVKDGNVVFESGATYKILIFPGNMKMNPNYQYMSYEVVKKLSELIKAGAKVLIGDKPLYQSGIKQVNQSVFCNAVQEIWDGNFESFRNNDRPVYKKKLGLGHIFRAPFYGETFDALGLKRDLDIHEKVEDKLSSTYTKGIGYTHRVDGEKEIYFITNQENTKKDLHLTFRNSEKSVKTYDAVTDIWQNLSRVNNAFGETNLDLSLHQNQSIFVVMDTPAVYSFYSVSAEKQSKDLKGKKIKNTDISKNWQVKFDTAYRGPSKPIIFNELTDWTQNTDSLVKYYSGTAIYSKNFTFNNDLKVKIWLDLGEFSSIAEVKINGINCGTLWTAPHRLEISKAIKKGENQITIEVTNTWANRLIGDSKLPENKRITKTTAPFRLEGKALNPAGLLGPVVIQMEE; encoded by the coding sequence ATGAAATTTAGGTTTAGCAAGATTTTAATATTCATGCTGTTGTTTTGCTTTGGCTTTTCAGCAAGCCTTTTTGCGCAACGGAACGAAAGTGCAAAACCTTGGGTATTTTGGTATTGGGTTAAAGGTGCGGTTTCAAAAGCCGGCATCACAGCCGATCTGGAAGCCATGAAATCAAACGGCATCGCAGGTGCTTATTTAATGAGCATTCAAGGACCTGATAAAGTACCAGTTTATTCACCGCCTGCCGTTCAACTTACACCAGAATGGTGGCAAATGGTTGAGTTTGCCATGAATGAGGCGAAACGGTTGGATCTGAAATTAGGCATGCATGTGAGCGATGGTTTCGCGCTGGCAGGTGGCCCATGGATAACACCTGAATTGTCGATGCAGAAAGTAGTTTGGTCTAAAATAAATATCAGTAATACAGTCACTAAGATCAATTTACCTCAACCAGAATCAAAAGAAAATTATTATAAAGATATTGCCGTTTACGCTTACCCTTCACCAATTGGTGAAGGCATTTCAACAAGAACGGTTAGCCCAAAAATTACAGCCAGCAATGGTGCTGATGCCACTGGTCTCGTTCAGCCAGGGAATAAGAAAAACTTTGTTTCAAATGAACCATGTTATATTCAGTACGAATTTGAAAAACCTTTCACCTGCAGAACGGTGGCCATTAAAGTAAGTGGAAATAACTATCAGGCACAACGTTTGGCCATTGAGGTAAGTGATGATGGGAAAAATTTCCGATCAATAGGTAGGTTGGAAGCACCCCGTCATGGCTGGCAGGATACCGATGAAGATGTTACCCATTCCATTGTACCTACCACCGCTAGGTTTTTCAGGTTTATTTATGATAAAAAAGGATCAGAACCAGGTTCAGAGGATTTAGATGCAGCCAAATGGAAACCCTCCTTAAAACTCGTAAACCTCGAATTATCTTCTGAAGCGCAGCTCAATCAATTTGAAGGTAAAAACGGTTCTGTCTGGCGGGTAAGTAAAAGAAGTGCAGAAGCAGAAATTGCCAAAAACCTGTGTGTACCGTTGAATAAGATCATTAACCTAACGGATAAATTAAATCCAGATGGAACCTTAAACTGGAAAGCGCCAAAAGGCAATTGGACAATTTTAAGGATCGGTCATACCTCAACCGGGCATACCAACGCAACTGGTGGCGGTGGAAGAGGATTGGAATGTGATAAATTTAACCCAGAAGCCGTAAAATTACAGTTCAAGAATTGGTATGGTGAAGCCTTAAAACATGGCGGACCAGAAATAGCCAAAAAAGTTCTAAGCGTTTTCCATGTAGACAGTTGGGAATGTGGCAGCCAGAATTGGTCGCCGGTATTTAAAGCAGAGTTTTTAAAGCGTAGAGGTTACGATTTAACGCCCTATCTGCCCATCATGACCGGTTTGCCTGTAGAAAGTGCTTCAGTTTCTGAAAATTTCCTTTACGATGTTAGAAAAACGATTTCGGAATTGGTTGTAGATCAGTTTTATAAAACACTTGCGAAACTGGCAAAGGATCAGGGCGTAACTTTTACAGCCGAAAGTATTGCACCAACGATGATGAGTGACGGATTAATGCATTACAAAACGGTTGACATTCCCATGGGCGAATTCTGGTTAAACAGCCCAACCCATGATAAGCCAAATGATATGTTGGATGCCATTTCTGGCGCACATATTTATGGTAAAAACATCATCCAGGCCGAAGCTTTTACAACAGTCAGAATGGACTGGAACGAAAGTCCAGCCAATATGAAAACCTTACAGGATCGTAATTATGCTTTAGGGATCAATAAATTGGTGTATCACGTTTTTACACATAATCCCTGGACAGATCGGAAACCTGGAATGACCCTAGATGGTGTGGGCCTTTATTTCCAACGCGATCAAACCTGGTGGAAGGCCGGTAAAGCATGGGTAGATTATGCAGAAAGAACCCAAAGCTTGTTACAACAAGGCAAACCTGTTGTAGATATCGCCGTTTTTACTGGTGAAGAATTACCACGCCGTTCTGTTTTACCAGATAGGCTGGTAGAAACCTTGCCCGGTATTTTTGGTGCTGATGTTGTGGAGGCTGAAAAGAAACGCCTCGCAAATGTTGGTGAACCTTTAAGGCAAATACCAGCCGGTGTAACCCATTCAGCAAATATGGCCGATCCCGAAAATTGGGTAAATCCTTTACGTGGATATGCTTATGATAGCTTTAATCCCGATGTATTGAGTACAGCAACTGTTAAAGATGGCAATGTTGTTTTCGAAAGTGGGGCAACCTATAAGATATTGATTTTTCCTGGCAACATGAAAATGAATCCAAATTACCAGTACATGAGCTACGAAGTAGTTAAAAAACTTTCAGAATTGATAAAGGCCGGAGCTAAAGTGCTTATTGGAGATAAGCCTCTGTATCAATCTGGAATCAAGCAGGTTAATCAGTCTGTATTTTGCAATGCTGTTCAAGAAATATGGGATGGTAATTTTGAATCATTTAGAAATAATGATCGGCCTGTATATAAAAAGAAATTAGGTTTAGGACATATTTTCAGAGCACCGTTTTACGGAGAAACTTTTGACGCTCTGGGTTTGAAAAGAGATTTAGATATTCATGAAAAAGTTGAAGATAAGTTAAGTAGCACCTACACGAAGGGTATAGGCTATACGCACAGGGTTGATGGAGAGAAGGAGATTTATTTTATTACTAATCAAGAAAATACAAAGAAGGACTTGCATTTAACGTTTAGAAACAGCGAAAAATCTGTAAAAACGTATGATGCAGTAACTGACATTTGGCAAAACCTTTCCCGCGTAAATAACGCTTTCGGAGAGACTAATTTAGATCTGAGTTTGCATCAAAATCAATCCATTTTTGTAGTAATGGATACTCCTGCTGTTTATTCCTTTTATTCGGTAAGTGCCGAGAAACAGTCAAAGGATTTGAAAGGAAAAAAAATCAAAAATACAGACATCTCTAAAAACTGGCAGGTAAAATTCGATACGGCTTATAGGGGGCCATCAAAACCAATAATCTTTAACGAGTTAACCGATTGGACACAAAATACAGATAGTTTGGTTAAATATTATTCAGGAACTGCAATCTACAGCAAAAACTTCACCTTCAATAACGATCTTAAAGTTAAAATCTGGCTCGATTTAGGCGAATTCTCCAGTATTGCCGAAGTAAAAATCAATGGAATAAACTGCGGCACTTTGTGGACTGCTCCGCACCGTTTAGAAATCAGTAAAGCCATTAAAAAAGGCGAGAATCAAATTACCATCGAAGTGACAAATACCTGGGCTAACCGTTTAATAGGCGATAGCAAATTGCCAGAAAATAAAAGAATTACCAAAACAACTGCACCTTTCCGATTGGAAGGTAAAGCTTTAAATCCTGCAGGATTATTAGGGCCGGTAGTAATACAGATGGAAGAGTAA
- a CDS encoding aceric acid hydrolase, which yields MKKLSHISKNFVLHTLRVQVIVCVALFLTLSAKAQDKALVNTSNSPYAKLHSINMTDVTWTKGFWADRFKVATETMVPNMWAIYNDPKISHAFENFKIAAGLDTGSHAGPSFHDGDYYKTLEAVAVLYASTKNPKLNEMMDKAIVVIGKSQRDDGYIYTKAMIEQRKTGSKNQFQDRLSFESYNIGHLMTAGCIHYRATGKTTLLNIAKKATDYLYNFYKSASPTLARNAICPSHYMGVVEMYRTTKDPRYLELAQHLIAIKGKIDDGTDDNQDRIPFLQQTKAMGHAVRANYLYAGVADLYAETGKDSLLNTLNLMWDDVNQHKMYITGGCGSLYDGTSPDGTSYNPTDVQKIHQAFGRDFQLPNFTAHNETCANIGNVLWNWRMLQITGDAKYADVMELALHNSVLSGISLDGKNFLYTNPLAQSDDLPFKQRWSKDRVPYIALSNCCPPNVVRTIAEVSDYAYSTSDKGLWFNLYGGNNLNTTLTNGQKISLSQETNYPWDGKIKISIKEIGNKAYSLFLRIPSWTHNAQITINGKTENVKAISGTYAEISRVWKNGDVIELNLPMDATLIEANPLVEENRNQVAVKRGPIVYCLESTDLPGKSIFNAFIPASTKFEVKPINIDGAAMMSLVGNAKMVGPNNWKNVLYRPIEDKNTTTEIKLVPYFAWGNRGHSEMSVWLPVSR from the coding sequence ATGAAAAAGCTATCCCATATAAGCAAAAATTTTGTCCTGCATACTTTACGAGTTCAGGTAATTGTTTGTGTAGCGCTTTTTCTAACGTTAAGTGCTAAAGCACAAGACAAAGCTTTGGTTAATACGTCAAATTCGCCTTATGCGAAATTGCACAGCATCAATATGACGGATGTAACCTGGACAAAAGGATTTTGGGCCGACCGCTTTAAAGTAGCCACCGAAACCATGGTACCCAATATGTGGGCCATTTATAACGATCCCAAGATCAGTCATGCTTTTGAAAATTTCAAAATTGCAGCAGGCTTAGATACGGGTTCGCATGCTGGTCCATCTTTCCATGATGGCGATTATTACAAAACCCTGGAGGCTGTAGCTGTTTTATATGCTTCAACTAAAAACCCGAAACTGAACGAAATGATGGATAAGGCCATTGTGGTAATCGGTAAATCACAACGCGACGATGGTTACATCTATACCAAAGCAATGATTGAGCAGCGCAAAACAGGGTCTAAAAACCAGTTTCAGGATAGGTTGAGCTTCGAATCGTACAATATAGGCCATTTAATGACAGCTGGCTGCATCCATTACCGTGCAACCGGAAAAACTACTTTGCTCAACATTGCTAAAAAAGCGACAGATTATCTGTATAATTTCTATAAATCTGCTTCGCCAACATTAGCACGAAATGCGATTTGTCCATCGCATTACATGGGTGTTGTAGAAATGTACCGCACCACAAAAGATCCCCGGTATTTAGAACTGGCCCAACATTTAATCGCCATCAAAGGTAAAATTGATGATGGTACAGATGATAACCAGGATCGCATTCCTTTTCTACAACAAACGAAGGCCATGGGCCATGCCGTTCGTGCCAACTACCTTTATGCGGGTGTAGCTGATTTATACGCCGAAACGGGTAAAGATTCGCTATTAAATACTTTAAATTTAATGTGGGACGATGTCAATCAGCACAAAATGTACATTACAGGTGGTTGTGGCTCGCTATATGATGGGACTTCGCCCGATGGCACATCTTATAACCCGACCGATGTGCAGAAAATCCACCAGGCTTTTGGCCGCGATTTTCAATTGCCCAATTTTACCGCACACAACGAAACCTGCGCCAACATTGGTAACGTACTCTGGAACTGGCGCATGTTGCAGATTACAGGCGATGCAAAATATGCTGATGTAATGGAACTGGCCTTACACAATAGCGTTCTGTCTGGAATTAGTTTGGATGGAAAAAACTTTTTATACACCAATCCTTTGGCGCAATCAGACGATTTACCTTTTAAACAACGCTGGTCGAAAGATAGGGTGCCCTATATTGCATTATCCAATTGCTGTCCGCCTAATGTGGTACGCACTATAGCCGAAGTAAGCGATTATGCCTACAGTACTTCAGATAAAGGCCTATGGTTTAATTTATATGGTGGCAATAACCTCAATACTACATTAACCAATGGTCAGAAAATTTCTTTATCGCAAGAAACCAATTATCCCTGGGATGGGAAGATCAAAATCAGCATTAAGGAAATAGGGAATAAAGCTTATTCATTATTTTTGAGAATCCCGTCGTGGACACATAATGCACAGATCACAATCAATGGAAAAACTGAAAATGTTAAAGCCATTTCCGGAACTTACGCAGAAATCAGCCGCGTTTGGAAAAACGGTGATGTAATAGAATTAAATCTCCCTATGGATGCCACTTTGATTGAAGCCAATCCTTTGGTTGAAGAAAACAGGAATCAGGTAGCGGTAAAACGCGGACCAATTGTTTATTGCCTGGAATCGACAGATTTACCTGGTAAAAGTATTTTTAATGCTTTTATTCCGGCTTCAACGAAATTTGAAGTCAAACCCATTAATATCGATGGTGCTGCGATGATGAGTTTGGTAGGAAATGCAAAAATGGTAGGGCCAAACAACTGGAAAAATGTGTTGTACAGACCGATTGAAGATAAAAATACAACAACAGAAATTAAACTGGTGCCATATTTTGCCTGGGGAAACCGTGGTCATTCAGAAATGTCGGTATGGCTGCCAGTGAGTAGATAA
- a CDS encoding sialate O-acetylesterase: MKLKLFIFLNLTCCLIASATVKPASIFTDHMVLQQQSNVAIWGWAKPAAKVKINTSWNKRHYTIITDQAGKWKIKIATPSAGGPYHIELNDGEKLVLTDILIGEVWFCGGQSNMEMPMKGFKSQPIIGSNEAILKSANKNIRLYTVPRSSVTERQENSKASQWKLAFPETVANFSATAYYFGSLLSEMLNIPIGIINDSYGGSTIEAWMSPEDLKAFPEVKIPSKTDSIKEVSRTPTTLYNGMLYPVIGYGIRGAIWYQGESNYERPDRYEDLLPAMVSSWRKNWDNGDFPFYYAQIAPYNYAQLPPYHVGGKFNSAFLRDAQRKSLTKIPNSGMAVLMDIGEEKSIHPANKKQGGTRLAYLALSQTYSIKGFGALSPNYESLNIDKNKAVIKFQNVTNGLTSFGKDLVLFEVAGADHKFYPAKATITGSSITVSAEQVKAPVAVRYAFKDFVTGDLFGNDGLPVSSFRTDNWEN; this comes from the coding sequence ATGAAACTAAAACTTTTCATATTCTTAAACCTCACTTGTTGCCTTATTGCGTCAGCAACAGTAAAACCTGCATCGATTTTTACCGATCACATGGTGTTACAACAACAAAGCAATGTAGCCATATGGGGCTGGGCCAAACCTGCTGCCAAGGTAAAAATCAATACCTCCTGGAACAAACGGCACTACACCATTATTACTGATCAGGCGGGTAAATGGAAAATAAAAATTGCGACTCCATCAGCCGGAGGCCCATATCATATTGAATTAAATGATGGCGAAAAACTTGTCCTGACCGATATTTTAATTGGCGAAGTTTGGTTCTGTGGTGGCCAATCGAACATGGAAATGCCCATGAAAGGATTTAAAAGTCAGCCGATAATTGGTTCAAATGAGGCCATTCTAAAATCTGCAAATAAAAACATCAGGCTTTACACTGTTCCGCGTTCTTCTGTAACCGAACGGCAAGAAAACAGCAAAGCTTCACAATGGAAATTAGCTTTCCCGGAAACTGTTGCCAATTTTAGCGCAACCGCTTATTACTTCGGTTCCTTATTAAGCGAGATGTTAAATATTCCTATCGGGATCATTAACGATAGTTATGGCGGTTCTACAATCGAGGCCTGGATGTCGCCCGAGGATTTAAAAGCATTCCCCGAGGTTAAAATCCCCTCAAAAACCGACAGCATAAAAGAAGTAAGCAGAACGCCCACAACGTTGTATAATGGCATGCTTTATCCTGTAATTGGTTATGGCATAAGAGGTGCCATCTGGTATCAGGGCGAATCGAATTATGAACGTCCAGACCGTTACGAAGACTTATTGCCTGCGATGGTTTCTTCCTGGAGAAAAAATTGGGATAATGGCGATTTTCCTTTCTACTATGCGCAAATCGCACCGTACAACTATGCCCAATTGCCACCTTATCATGTTGGTGGAAAATTTAACTCGGCCTTTTTACGGGATGCACAACGTAAATCCCTAACTAAAATTCCAAATTCGGGAATGGCTGTTTTAATGGATATTGGCGAGGAAAAATCCATCCATCCTGCAAACAAAAAACAGGGCGGAACACGTTTGGCTTACCTGGCCTTATCTCAAACCTATAGTATAAAAGGTTTTGGTGCATTAAGTCCGAATTATGAATCTTTGAACATCGATAAAAATAAAGCAGTTATTAAGTTCCAAAATGTAACAAATGGCTTAACTTCATTTGGCAAAGATTTGGTCTTATTTGAAGTAGCAGGAGCAGACCATAAATTTTATCCCGCTAAAGCCACTATAACAGGAAGTAGCATCACCGTTTCCGCAGAACAGGTTAAAGCACCGGTGGCTGTTCGTTATGCCTTTAAAGATTTTGTAACCGGCGATTTATTCGGAAACGATGGCTTACCCGTTTCCTCATTCCGCACCGATAATTGGGAGAATTAG
- a CDS encoding DUF5703 domain-containing protein, translating to MYSISLCFLTSNTFSQEKVSNNVVWNTQSLNSSASMPVGGGDIGLNLWVENGNVYLYLSKSGTFDENNTLLKLGRVKLKLSPNPFQGKSFKQELILKDGYAQVSGSNGKLSTKINVWVDVFNPVIHLDIKSSQNIITEASYESWRFEDRITKGKENNQNSYKWAPQGIVKTFKDEIAFKNNTVQFYHQNKPETVFDITVKQQGLDDRKAELFNPLKNLIFGGSMQGDNLFPAGNDEGIYLSTPFKAWTLKSKKASRSNHITIALHTVKTESIYDWEKQLTSLKINNNHKASIKWWNDYFEKSFIYINSKDGSANQSAKNYQLFRYMLGCNAFGKYPTKFNGGLFTFDPQLTDTALKYTPDFRNWGGGTHTAQNQRLVYWPMLKSGDFEMMKPQFDFYLDLLKNAEIRTQSAWGHNGASFTEQLENFGLPNLQNMAGNVLPILTKAWNTMPG from the coding sequence GTGTACTCCATATCTTTGTGCTTCCTCACCTCAAATACTTTTTCGCAAGAAAAAGTCTCAAATAACGTAGTTTGGAATACCCAAAGCCTTAATTCATCAGCATCCATGCCTGTAGGTGGAGGCGATATCGGCCTTAACCTCTGGGTAGAAAATGGTAATGTTTACCTCTATCTATCCAAAAGCGGCACCTTCGACGAGAATAATACCTTGCTTAAGCTTGGTCGTGTAAAACTCAAATTATCCCCAAACCCTTTCCAGGGGAAATCATTTAAACAAGAACTGATCTTAAAAGATGGTTACGCCCAGGTCTCAGGCTCAAACGGTAAATTAAGCACAAAAATCAATGTTTGGGTAGATGTTTTTAATCCGGTTATCCATTTAGACATTAAATCCAGCCAAAACATCATAACCGAAGCCAGTTACGAAAGCTGGCGCTTTGAAGACCGCATCACAAAAGGCAAAGAGAACAACCAAAATTCGTATAAATGGGCGCCTCAGGGCATTGTAAAAACCTTTAAAGATGAAATTGCTTTTAAAAACAATACCGTTCAATTTTACCATCAAAATAAACCCGAGACCGTATTCGATATTACAGTAAAACAACAAGGTCTTGATGATAGAAAGGCCGAATTGTTCAATCCGTTAAAAAACCTGATTTTCGGCGGCTCAATGCAGGGCGACAACCTGTTTCCGGCAGGCAATGATGAAGGTATTTATTTAAGTACACCTTTTAAAGCCTGGACTTTGAAAAGTAAAAAAGCTTCGCGTTCAAATCACATTACCATTGCTTTACATACAGTTAAAACTGAATCAATTTATGATTGGGAAAAACAATTAACTTCATTAAAAATTAATAACAATCATAAAGCCAGTATAAAATGGTGGAATGATTACTTTGAAAAGAGTTTCATTTACATCAATTCGAAAGATGGATCAGCTAATCAATCGGCTAAAAATTATCAGCTATTCAGGTATATGTTGGGTTGCAATGCCTTTGGCAAATACCCTACGAAATTTAATGGCGGTTTATTTACCTTCGATCCACAACTTACTGATACGGCGCTGAAATATACACCCGATTTCAGGAATTGGGGAGGAGGTACCCACACCGCACAAAACCAACGGTTGGTCTATTGGCCGATGTTAAAAAGCGGTGATTTTGAGATGATGAAACCTCAATTCGATTTCTACCTGGATTTGTTAAAAAATGCTGAAATCAGAACGCAGTCTGCCTGGGGACATAATGGTGCCAGTTTTACAGAGCAATTGGAAAATTTTGGATTACCAAACCTGCAGAATATGGCTGGAAACGTCCTGCCGATTTTGACAAAGGCATGGAATACAATGCCTGGTTAG
- the araA gene encoding L-arabinose isomerase, with the protein MIDLKKLQVWFITGTQHLYGEETLKQVAAHAQQVADSLNQNGSISVSVVYKPIVKTTEEIFETLQQANIDENCIGVITWMHTFSPAKMWIRGLNVLQKPLLHLHTQFNRDIPWNTIDMDFMNLNQSAHGDREFGFMVSRMRKDRKVVVGHWQDEEVAKQIDTWCRAAAGWHDWQGAKFVRFGDNMRYVAVTDGDKVEAEMKFGFAVNTYGIGDLVAVINGISEDAIQALLKEYEATYEIADDLKAGGARHSSVYEAAKIELGLRKFLEDGGFKGFSDTFEDLHGMIQLPGIAAQRLMADGYGFAGEGDWKTAALVRACKVMGAGLAGGNAFMEDYTYHFDPENSMVLGSHMLEVDASLASGKASLEVHPLGIGGKADPARLVFNVAGGDALNASLIDMGNRFRLLVNEVKAVEAEHDLPNLPVARVLWKPLPDMKTGCAAWIYAGGAHHTAYSQNLTTEHLLDFANIAGLEYVNIGADTKINQFRNELHWNEVFYK; encoded by the coding sequence ATGATTGATTTAAAAAAATTACAAGTTTGGTTTATTACTGGTACACAACATTTGTATGGTGAAGAAACCTTAAAACAAGTAGCGGCGCATGCCCAGCAAGTAGCTGATTCGTTAAACCAGAACGGAAGTATTTCTGTTTCGGTAGTGTACAAGCCGATTGTAAAAACGACTGAAGAAATTTTTGAAACCTTACAACAAGCCAATATTGATGAGAACTGTATTGGGGTAATTACCTGGATGCATACCTTCTCTCCTGCTAAAATGTGGATCAGGGGTTTGAATGTGCTGCAAAAACCTTTATTGCACTTACACACGCAGTTTAATCGCGATATCCCATGGAATACCATTGATATGGATTTCATGAACCTGAATCAAAGTGCACACGGCGACCGTGAATTTGGTTTTATGGTTTCGCGGATGCGTAAAGACCGTAAAGTAGTTGTTGGTCATTGGCAGGATGAAGAAGTGGCTAAACAGATCGATACCTGGTGCAGGGCTGCCGCCGGTTGGCACGATTGGCAGGGCGCTAAATTTGTTCGTTTTGGCGATAATATGCGTTATGTTGCGGTTACAGATGGCGATAAGGTGGAAGCTGAAATGAAATTCGGTTTTGCTGTAAATACTTATGGTATAGGTGATTTGGTAGCCGTAATTAATGGAATAAGTGAAGATGCCATTCAGGCTTTATTAAAAGAATACGAGGCTACCTACGAAATAGCCGACGATTTAAAAGCAGGTGGTGCAAGGCATTCATCTGTTTACGAGGCGGCCAAAATTGAATTGGGATTAAGGAAATTTCTAGAAGATGGGGGTTTTAAAGGCTTCTCTGATACTTTTGAAGATTTACACGGTATGATCCAGTTGCCAGGAATCGCAGCACAGCGTTTAATGGCTGATGGTTATGGTTTTGCTGGTGAGGGTGATTGGAAAACTGCGGCATTAGTACGTGCCTGCAAGGTAATGGGTGCAGGTTTAGCCGGTGGTAATGCATTTATGGAAGATTATACCTATCACTTCGATCCGGAAAATTCGATGGTTTTAGGCTCACATATGCTTGAGGTTGATGCTTCATTGGCAAGTGGTAAGGCAAGTCTTGAAGTTCATCCATTAGGTATTGGTGGTAAAGCCGATCCTGCGCGTTTGGTTTTTAACGTTGCTGGTGGCGATGCTTTAAATGCATCTTTAATAGATATGGGCAACCGTTTCCGTTTGTTGGTGAACGAAGTAAAAGCTGTTGAAGCTGAACATGATTTACCAAACTTACCGGTAGCCCGTGTGCTCTGGAAACCATTACCTGATATGAAAACGGGTTGTGCAGCGTGGATTTATGCTGGTGGTGCCCACCATACGGCTTATAGCCAGAATTTAACAACGGAGCATTTACTAGATTTTGCGAATATTGCCGGCTTAGAATATGTAAATATTGGCGCTGATACCAAAATCAATCAATTCAGGAATGAATTGCATTGGAATGAGGTTTTTTATAAGTAA
- a CDS encoding L-ribulose-5-phosphate 4-epimerase — MSNYQDIREQAYQANMQLPKLGLVLFTFGNVSAADRSKGVFAIKPSGVPYEDLSPEKMVIVDFDGNTVEGSLRPSSDTKTHAVLYKHWQEIGGIVHTHSTYGTAWAQAQRAIPIFGTTHADHLTVDIPCAPPMVDEMIKGNYEYETGFQIMNHFESLGLSYKEVEMILVGNHAPFTWGKTAEKAVYNSAVLETVAQMALLTEQINPQAPKLKDSLIEKHYERKHGDGAYYGQR; from the coding sequence ATGAGCAACTATCAAGATATAAGAGAACAGGCTTACCAGGCCAATATGCAATTGCCCAAATTGGGATTAGTACTTTTTACTTTCGGAAATGTGAGCGCTGCAGATCGGTCGAAAGGTGTTTTTGCGATTAAACCAAGCGGTGTGCCTTACGAGGATTTATCGCCAGAGAAAATGGTCATTGTAGATTTCGACGGAAATACGGTTGAGGGGAGTTTACGCCCCTCATCAGATACTAAAACCCATGCAGTTTTATATAAACACTGGCAAGAAATTGGGGGCATTGTGCATACGCATTCTACCTATGGAACCGCATGGGCACAAGCACAAAGGGCCATTCCTATTTTCGGAACTACCCATGCCGACCATTTAACAGTAGATATTCCGTGTGCGCCACCAATGGTTGATGAAATGATCAAAGGGAACTACGAGTATGAGACCGGTTTTCAGATTATGAACCATTTTGAAAGTTTAGGCTTAAGTTATAAAGAAGTCGAAATGATTTTGGTGGGTAACCACGCTCCTTTTACCTGGGGCAAAACGGCCGAGAAAGCAGTTTATAACAGTGCAGTTTTGGAAACCGTAGCGCAGATGGCTTTGTTAACAGAACAGATCAATCCGCAGGCCCCAAAGCTGAAAGATTCGTTAATAGAGAAACATTACGAGCGTAAACATGGTGATGGTGCTTATTATGGACAGCGTTAA